The following are encoded in a window of Myxocyprinus asiaticus isolate MX2 ecotype Aquarium Trade chromosome 17, UBuf_Myxa_2, whole genome shotgun sequence genomic DNA:
- the LOC127455234 gene encoding B1 bradykinin receptor-like yields the protein MQLEDLVSLATLQPLNATVEPSYMDHFNSSDWKLVYSIIPPYIFIVCLAGILGNSFVLLVFALQGSQWSVPEIYLGNLALADLILLVCLPFWAMNILNYFMWPYGEFMCKVVSLSILVNMYTSIYMLVMVNVDRYLALVLTMKARWLRRKRYAKVICVSLWLFGFGMGVPTAAFRMLQDIPGHQAVQCIIDYPNNSWKLAHHIQLNLLGFALPLLIITFCCFNIVWALKQKRDNGYCEDRNDRKATVLVIAVTLLFLICWGPFHIFTLLDILCDFSVLDGHKWSHVLNIGDQFSTYMAFSNSCLNPVLYVCSGHYFRRKVSSIYKRRKHSSDVTALQRTTLTSTTTTNQIKPVVLNEKE from the coding sequence ATGCAACTAGAAGATCTTGTGTCTTTGGCGACACTTCAGCCTCTAAATGCGACTGTTGAGCCATCATATATGGATCATTTCAACTCCTCCGACTGGAAGCTAGTATATTCCATTATTCCACCGTACATCTTCATCGTATGTTTGGCGGGAATTCTAGGCAACTCTTTTGTACTGCTAGTATTCGCGTTGCAGGGAAGCCAATGGTCTGTACCGGAGATCTACCTGGGTAACCTGGCGCTGGCCGACCTCATCCTACTAGTCTGTCTTCCATTCTGGGCCATGAATATTCTTAACTACTTCATGTGGCCTTATGGAGAATTCATGTGCAAGGTTGTCAGTCTCTCGATCCTTGTAAACATGTACACCAGCATCTACATGCTAGTGATGGTGAATGTAGACCGCTACCTCGCACTTGTGTTGACTATGAAGGCGAGGTGGCTACGACGTAAACGCTACGCCAAAGTAATTTGCGTTTCTCTGTGGCTCTTTGGTTTTGGAATGGGTGTTCCAACAGCGGCTTTCCGGATGTTGCAAGACATTCCGGGCCATCAAGCGGTACAATGCATCATTGATTACCCCAACAATTCCTGGAAACTGGCCCATCATATCCAACTAAACCTGTTGGGTTTTGCTCTACCACTCCTGATTATCACATTCTGTTGCTTTAATATTGTTTGGGCCCTGAAGCAAAAGCGAGACAACGGTTACTGTGAAGATAGAAACGACAGGAAGGCTACAGTCCTTGTGATCGCTGTTACGCTGTTGTTCTTAATCTGTTGGGGGCCGTTCCACATCTTCACTTTGCTGGACATACTCTGCGATTTCAGTGTTTTGGATGGGCATAAGTGGTCCCATGTTCTGAATATTGGAGATCAGTTTTCCACATACATGGCCTTTTCAAATAGCTGCCTGAATCCAGTGTTGTATGTTTGCTCAGGACACTATTTCAGGAGGAAAGTGAGCAGCATttacaaaagaagaaaacacTCCTCAGATGTGACGGCTCTACAGCGGACGACTTTAACATCCACGACAACCACTAATCAAATCAAGCCTGTTGTGTTGAATGAGAAAGAATAG